A single window of Pectobacterium parmentieri DNA harbors:
- the kbaZ gene encoding tagatose-bisphosphate aldolase subunit KbaZ produces MKHLTAFVADHKQDPRCGIFAVCSAHPLVLEAAMHHAREAKSLLLIEATSNQVDQYGGYTGMTPQDFRDFVEQAADQYHFPREQLILGGDHLGPNHWQSSPAEAAMHNADELIRCYVAAGFKKIHLDCSMSCADDPIPLTDAIVAMRAARLAKIAEQTCVEKFGASDLVYVIGTEVPVPGGAHETLAELAVTTPEAAKATLEAHRHAFELQGLSDLWSRIIGLVVQPGVEFDHTQVIDYQPDKSLSLSQMIEAFDTLVFEAHSTDYQTPQALQQLVQHHFAILKVGPALTFALREALFSLAAIEHELHPAHKCSGLREVLESVMLDHPEYWKRHYHGTNSDRRLARGYSFSDRIRYYWPDQEIDEAYSKLVTNLADKSIPLPLISQYLPLQYAKVRAGKIAATPHKLIIDHIQGVLCQYHAACHSTSKSN; encoded by the coding sequence ATGAAACATTTAACCGCGTTTGTGGCCGACCATAAACAGGATCCACGATGTGGCATTTTTGCCGTCTGTTCTGCTCATCCCTTGGTTCTTGAAGCGGCAATGCACCATGCCAGAGAAGCAAAATCACTTTTATTAATAGAAGCCACATCCAACCAGGTTGACCAGTACGGCGGTTATACCGGCATGACTCCGCAAGATTTTCGTGATTTTGTCGAGCAGGCGGCAGACCAGTACCACTTCCCGCGCGAGCAGTTAATCCTTGGTGGCGATCATCTTGGCCCGAACCATTGGCAATCATCACCCGCCGAAGCAGCCATGCATAATGCCGATGAGTTAATTCGTTGTTATGTCGCCGCAGGTTTCAAAAAGATCCATCTCGATTGCAGCATGTCTTGCGCGGATGATCCCATCCCGTTAACCGACGCCATTGTTGCCATGCGTGCCGCAAGGCTTGCGAAAATAGCCGAACAAACCTGCGTAGAAAAGTTTGGCGCTTCTGATTTGGTATACGTTATAGGCACCGAGGTGCCAGTGCCAGGTGGAGCACACGAAACACTGGCGGAATTAGCAGTTACCACTCCGGAAGCGGCGAAAGCGACACTGGAAGCCCATCGTCATGCTTTTGAGTTACAAGGTTTGAGCGACTTATGGTCACGTATTATCGGGCTGGTCGTTCAACCGGGTGTTGAGTTTGATCACACTCAAGTTATTGATTACCAGCCTGATAAATCACTTTCCCTCAGCCAGATGATCGAAGCGTTCGACACATTGGTATTTGAAGCGCACTCCACCGATTACCAGACGCCACAAGCCCTACAGCAGTTGGTCCAGCATCATTTCGCGATCTTGAAAGTCGGCCCGGCTCTTACCTTTGCACTGCGCGAAGCACTGTTTTCCCTGGCTGCTATCGAGCATGAATTGCACCCAGCACATAAATGTTCAGGCTTGCGGGAAGTCCTTGAGAGCGTGATGCTTGATCACCCTGAATACTGGAAACGGCACTATCACGGCACCAACAGCGACCGCCGTCTGGCACGTGGGTACAGTTTCTCCGACCGCATCCGCTATTACTGGCCGGATCAAGAAATTGACGAGGCGTATTCAAAACTTGTTACTAATTTGGCTGATAAATCTATTCCTTTGCCATTGATCAGCCAGTATCTGCCACTTCAATACGCTAAGGTCCGAGCAGGAAAAATCGCGGCCACGCCGCATAAACTTATTATCGACCATATTCAGGGCGTATTGTGTCAGTATCATGCCGCTTGCCATAGCACATCAAAATCCAATTAA
- a CDS encoding SIS domain-containing protein, whose amino-acid sequence MIETQFSCLSNTSTWTEKEIRQQPESWIRSLKNIGHQRSHIDAFLTPLLQNASLKIILTGAGTSAFIGDIIAPWLSRHTGENFVSVPTTDLVTNPLDYLTEQEPTLLVSFARSGNSPESVAAVDLVNQLVKDCYHLIITCNEAGSLYQNATTNSNSLALLMPLETHDRGFAMTSSISTMMASCLSVFAPDVINSTTFQDVAKRCEQIIASQGEFHESVFGDLPFKRVVYLGSGGLQGVARESALKVLELTAGKLAAFYDSPTGFRHGPKSLVNNETLVVVMVSSHPYTRQYDLDLLAELRRDQQALHVIAICSSPCTEAETGPHIWLPPSRDFIDVEQAFCFLIYAQIFALTESIKAGITPDTPSTSGTVNRVVKGVVIHPWKG is encoded by the coding sequence ATGATCGAAACCCAATTTTCCTGTCTTTCCAACACATCAACCTGGACCGAAAAAGAGATCCGTCAACAACCGGAAAGCTGGATCCGATCGTTAAAAAATATCGGACATCAACGTAGTCATATCGATGCGTTCCTTACCCCTTTACTACAAAACGCCTCGTTAAAAATTATCCTGACGGGTGCAGGAACTTCCGCATTTATTGGCGATATCATTGCGCCATGGTTGTCACGCCACACCGGGGAAAACTTCGTTTCAGTACCTACCACCGATCTTGTTACTAACCCGCTGGATTACCTAACCGAGCAAGAACCTACGTTATTAGTTTCATTTGCACGTTCTGGCAATAGCCCGGAAAGTGTGGCGGCAGTGGATTTGGTCAATCAGCTAGTCAAAGATTGTTACCACCTGATCATCACTTGCAATGAGGCCGGTAGCCTGTATCAGAACGCGACAACGAACAGCAATTCACTGGCATTGCTCATGCCACTGGAAACCCACGATCGCGGCTTCGCAATGACCAGCAGTATCTCCACCATGATGGCAAGTTGCTTGTCGGTGTTTGCGCCTGATGTCATCAACAGCACCACTTTCCAAGATGTTGCCAAACGCTGTGAGCAAATCATTGCCTCGCAGGGCGAGTTCCATGAAAGCGTGTTTGGCGATCTTCCTTTCAAGCGTGTGGTTTACCTCGGCAGCGGCGGTTTGCAAGGCGTGGCGCGTGAATCCGCGTTAAAAGTTCTAGAGCTAACAGCGGGTAAACTGGCAGCATTTTATGACTCTCCAACCGGGTTCCGTCACGGCCCGAAATCACTGGTTAACAACGAAACACTGGTTGTGGTCATGGTTTCAAGCCATCCGTATACCCGCCAGTACGATCTCGATTTGCTAGCTGAACTACGCCGCGACCAGCAAGCTCTGCACGTCATCGCTATTTGCTCTTCACCGTGCACGGAAGCCGAAACTGGCCCACATATTTGGCTACCACCTTCTCGTGACTTTATCGATGTTGAGCAGGCTTTTTGCTTCCTGATATATGCGCAAATTTTCGCCCTGACAGAATCAATCAAAGCAGGTATTACCCCTGATACGCCTTCTACCAGCGGCACAGTCAACCGTGTTGTGAAAGGTGTCGTTATTCATCCGTGGAAAGGTTGA
- the agaW gene encoding PTS N-acetylgalactosamine transporter subunit IIC, which yields MEISLLQALALGILAFIAGLDMFNGLTHMHRPVVLGPLVGLILGDLHTGILTGGTLELVWMGLAPLAGAQPPNVIIGTIVGTTFAITTGVKPEVAVGVAVPFAVAVQMGITFLFSIMSGVMARCDRMAANADIDGIERVNYLALLALGIFYFLCAFLPIYFGAEHAKTVIDMLPARLIDGLGVAGGIMPAVGFAVLLKIMMKNVYIPYFILGFVAAAWLNLPVLAIAAAALAMALIDFLRKDPTPPQPTHVKQEEFEDGI from the coding sequence ATGGAAATTAGCTTATTACAAGCATTAGCGTTGGGTATTCTGGCCTTTATTGCCGGTTTGGATATGTTCAACGGCCTGACGCACATGCACCGCCCAGTGGTTCTGGGCCCATTGGTAGGTCTGATTCTTGGTGACCTTCATACCGGGATTCTGACCGGTGGTACGCTGGAATTAGTCTGGATGGGTCTTGCGCCACTTGCTGGCGCCCAGCCGCCAAACGTAATTATCGGCACCATCGTCGGCACAACTTTCGCCATCACTACTGGGGTTAAACCTGAAGTTGCCGTCGGCGTCGCGGTCCCCTTTGCCGTCGCGGTACAAATGGGGATAACTTTCCTCTTCTCCATCATGTCAGGTGTGATGGCACGTTGCGACCGGATGGCGGCTAACGCCGATATCGATGGTATTGAACGGGTGAACTACCTGGCGTTACTGGCACTTGGTATCTTCTATTTCCTGTGTGCATTCTTGCCGATCTATTTCGGGGCAGAGCATGCGAAAACCGTCATCGATATGCTACCTGCTCGTTTGATTGATGGGCTAGGTGTCGCAGGTGGCATCATGCCGGCTGTCGGCTTTGCCGTACTGCTGAAAATCATGATGAAGAACGTCTACATTCCCTATTTCATTCTCGGTTTTGTGGCCGCCGCCTGGCTGAATCTGCCGGTGCTGGCGATTGCCGCCGCGGCCCTGGCCATGGCATTGATCGACTTCTTACGCAAAGACCCAACACCACCGCAACCTACACACGTGAAACAAGAGGAATTTGAAGATGGCATCTAA
- the agaF gene encoding PTS galactosamine/N-acetylgalactosamine transporter subunit IIA gives MLSIILSGHGGFASGLEKAMKQILGDQGQFIAIDFPETSTTALLTAQFEEAIGALDESEGLVFLTDLLGGTPFRVASTMALQKPDREVITGINLQLLLEMVLERDGLSSKEFRLQALECGHRGLTSLVDEMGRYREAEAFEEGI, from the coding sequence ATGTTAAGCATTATTCTTAGCGGTCACGGTGGCTTTGCCTCCGGGCTGGAAAAGGCAATGAAACAAATTCTGGGTGATCAAGGGCAATTTATTGCTATTGATTTCCCCGAAACATCTACAACAGCGTTACTCACAGCTCAGTTCGAAGAAGCCATTGGCGCACTAGATGAGAGTGAAGGACTGGTGTTCTTAACTGATTTACTTGGTGGCACTCCCTTCCGTGTGGCCTCGACCATGGCGTTGCAGAAGCCAGATCGCGAAGTTATCACCGGCATCAATCTACAATTATTGCTGGAAATGGTACTGGAGCGTGATGGGCTAAGCAGTAAAGAGTTTCGTCTTCAGGCTCTGGAATGTGGTCATCGTGGATTAACCAGTCTGGTGGATGAAATGGGACGCTACCGCGAAGCTGAGGCTTTTGAGGAAGGGATATGA
- the agaE gene encoding PTS N-acetylgalactosamine transporter subunit IID, with protein MASNEQTLSNVKVTDIAAVEKNDNVYEDQHIGSELTKSDINRVAWRSMLLQASFNYERMQASGWLYGLLPALKKIHTNKNDLARAMKGHMGFFNTHPFLVTFVIGIILAMERSKQDVNSIQSTKIAVGAPLGGIGDAIFWLTLLPICGGIGASIALQGSILGAVLFIVLFNIVHLGLRFGLAHYAYRMGVAAIPLIKANTRKVGHAASIVGMTVIGALVATYVRLATTLEITAGDAAVKLQTDVIDKLMPAFLPLVYTLCMYALVRRGWSPLRLIGITVVLGVVGKFAHFL; from the coding sequence ATGGCATCTAATGAACAGACTCTGTCGAACGTCAAAGTTACGGATATAGCTGCGGTCGAAAAAAATGACAATGTCTATGAAGATCAGCATATCGGTTCCGAACTGACGAAGTCGGATATTAACCGGGTGGCATGGCGTTCCATGTTATTACAAGCTTCCTTCAACTATGAACGTATGCAGGCATCTGGCTGGCTTTATGGCTTATTGCCCGCACTGAAAAAGATCCACACCAATAAAAACGATCTGGCACGCGCCATGAAAGGCCATATGGGGTTCTTCAACACCCACCCTTTCCTCGTGACCTTTGTTATTGGAATTATCCTGGCAATGGAGCGTTCCAAGCAGGATGTGAACAGTATCCAGAGCACAAAAATTGCCGTAGGTGCTCCACTGGGGGGGATTGGCGACGCCATATTCTGGCTGACCTTACTGCCGATTTGTGGCGGTATCGGGGCGAGCATTGCCCTACAAGGTTCAATCCTTGGTGCCGTGCTCTTTATCGTTCTGTTTAACATCGTGCACCTTGGCCTGCGTTTTGGCCTTGCTCACTATGCTTACCGCATGGGCGTCGCTGCTATCCCACTGATTAAAGCGAACACTCGTAAAGTGGGTCATGCCGCGTCTATTGTTGGGATGACGGTGATTGGCGCACTGGTCGCCACTTATGTTCGCCTTGCTACTACGCTGGAAATTACAGCCGGTGATGCGGCCGTAAAACTACAAACCGACGTTATCGACAAGTTGATGCCAGCCTTCTTACCGTTAGTTTATACCTTGTGTATGTATGCGCTGGTGCGGCGAGGCTGGAGTCCTCTGCGCCTAATCGGCATCACGGTAGTGCTAGGTGTGGTAGGGAAGTTTGCCCATTTCCTGTAA
- the nagA gene encoding N-acetylglucosamine-6-phosphate deacetylase, whose translation MTTLLRARRILTGQGWLDDHQLRIDNDTIIAIEPIPVGIMARDVELLCPAYIDIHVHGGDGVDVMDDDPGVLDRLAMHKAREGVGAWLPTTVTAPLADIECALRRIAQRYFQGGPGASVLGSYLEGPYFTPQNKGAHPPELFRELHIAELDRLIAVSQNTLRVVALAAEKSMALETIRYLKSRGVRVMLGHSAASYEETIQAFDAGADGLVHCFNGMTGLHHRNPGMVGAGLTDKRAWLELIADGHHVHPAVMNIGCACAKSRILLITDAMRAAGMPDGNYSICGHPVTMHDGVVRTESGGLAGSTLTLDAAVRNMVNNVGVTTEDAIHMVSLHPAKMLGLDKQLGSLAVGKHANIISLNSQLLLQNIWISGRALHL comes from the coding sequence ATGACCACCTTGCTGCGAGCCAGACGCATCCTTACGGGACAGGGCTGGCTGGATGATCATCAGCTACGCATCGATAACGATACCATTATCGCCATTGAGCCTATTCCGGTCGGAATAATGGCGCGCGATGTCGAACTGCTGTGCCCAGCTTACATTGATATTCATGTTCACGGTGGTGACGGGGTTGATGTTATGGACGACGATCCCGGCGTTCTCGATCGGCTGGCTATGCACAAAGCACGGGAAGGCGTGGGAGCCTGGCTGCCAACCACTGTGACCGCCCCGCTTGCCGATATTGAATGTGCATTGCGGCGTATTGCACAGCGCTATTTTCAGGGGGGGCCTGGTGCTAGCGTGCTGGGTAGTTATCTTGAAGGGCCGTACTTCACGCCGCAAAACAAAGGCGCCCACCCGCCCGAGTTATTCCGCGAGCTGCATATTGCAGAACTGGATCGACTGATCGCGGTGTCGCAAAACACGTTGCGTGTAGTGGCGTTGGCCGCAGAAAAATCCATGGCGCTGGAGACCATCAGGTATCTGAAAAGCCGTGGTGTACGCGTTATGCTCGGCCATAGCGCCGCCAGTTATGAGGAGACAATTCAGGCATTTGATGCCGGAGCTGATGGCTTGGTGCATTGCTTTAACGGTATGACAGGCCTGCATCACCGTAACCCGGGAATGGTTGGCGCAGGTTTAACCGACAAACGTGCATGGTTGGAGCTAATTGCCGACGGGCACCACGTCCACCCTGCCGTTATGAATATCGGTTGCGCCTGTGCGAAATCGCGCATTCTACTCATTACCGATGCGATGCGTGCTGCCGGTATGCCTGACGGCAACTATTCGATATGCGGACACCCGGTGACCATGCACGACGGGGTCGTCCGAACCGAAAGCGGTGGACTTGCGGGAAGCACCCTGACGCTTGATGCAGCAGTGCGAAACATGGTGAATAACGTTGGTGTTACTACCGAAGATGCCATTCATATGGTGTCGCTTCACCCGGCTAAAATGCTCGGATTAGATAAGCAGTTAGGCTCACTAGCCGTTGGTAAGCACGCCAATATCATTTCGCTTAATTCACAGCTTTTACTGCAAAACATTTGGATTAGCGGCCGGGCTCTCCACCTGTAG
- the agaV gene encoding PTS N-acetylgalactosamine transporter subunit IIB, whose translation MPNIVLSRIDERLIHGQVGVQWVGFSDANLVLVANDEVAEDSVQQHLMEMVLAEGISVRFWSLQKVIDNIHRAADRQKILLVCKKPDDFLTLVKGEVPVTRINVGNMHYAEGKKQIAKTVSVDDQDIAAFKGLQKAGVECFVQGVPTESAQDLYKLL comes from the coding sequence ATGCCGAACATTGTATTAAGCCGCATTGATGAACGATTGATTCACGGTCAGGTAGGCGTTCAATGGGTTGGTTTTTCCGACGCAAATCTAGTCCTTGTTGCCAATGATGAAGTGGCCGAAGATTCGGTACAGCAACATTTAATGGAGATGGTTCTGGCAGAAGGGATCTCGGTACGTTTCTGGTCGCTACAAAAAGTTATCGACAATATTCACCGCGCAGCCGACCGCCAGAAAATCCTGTTGGTTTGCAAAAAACCGGATGATTTTCTGACTTTAGTTAAAGGTGAGGTACCTGTAACTCGGATTAATGTCGGCAACATGCACTACGCAGAAGGCAAAAAACAAATCGCGAAAACCGTCTCTGTAGATGATCAAGATATTGCCGCGTTTAAAGGTCTGCAAAAGGCCGGAGTGGAATGTTTTGTTCAGGGAGTACCGACGGAATCCGCTCAAGATCTCTACAAACTTCTTTGA